The following coding sequences lie in one Pseudoxanthomonas sp. SE1 genomic window:
- the merR gene encoding Hg(II)-responsive transcriptional regulator: protein MDHTPENLTIGAFAKAAGVNVETIRFYQRKGLLLEPVKPYGGIRRYGPTEVARVKFVKSAQRLGFSLDEVAQLLKLDDGTHCHEAAELAALRLADVRARLADLRRMEQALSQLVVACHTHHGQVSCPLIAALH from the coding sequence ATGGATCACACTCCGGAAAACCTGACCATCGGCGCCTTCGCCAAGGCGGCCGGCGTCAATGTCGAGACGATCCGGTTCTACCAGCGCAAGGGGCTGTTGCTCGAACCAGTGAAGCCCTACGGCGGCATCCGTCGCTACGGGCCGACGGAAGTGGCGCGGGTCAAGTTCGTGAAATCGGCCCAGCGGTTGGGCTTCAGCCTCGACGAGGTCGCGCAATTGCTCAAGCTGGACGACGGCACCCACTGCCACGAGGCGGCCGAACTTGCGGCGCTGCGGCTGGCCGACGTGCGCGCGCGCCTGGCGGATCTGCGGCGCATGGAACAGGCGCTGTCCCAACTGGTGGTCGCTTGCCATACGCATCACGGCCAAGTGTCGTGCCCGCTGATCGCCGCGTTGCATTGA
- the merT gene encoding mercuric ion transporter MerT, with the protein MKNTNKTGATALLAGGVTAVLASACCLGPLVLVTLGFSGAWLGNLAALEPYRPLFIGAALVAMFFAWRRIYRPAAACAPGEVCAVPQVKAAYKILFWIVAVLILLALTFPYLAPWFY; encoded by the coding sequence ATGAAAAACACCAATAAAACGGGCGCCACGGCGCTGCTCGCCGGCGGCGTCACGGCGGTTCTGGCCTCGGCGTGCTGCCTCGGCCCCCTGGTGCTGGTGACCTTGGGATTCAGCGGGGCGTGGCTGGGCAACCTCGCGGCGCTCGAACCCTACCGCCCGCTCTTCATCGGCGCCGCCCTGGTCGCCATGTTCTTCGCCTGGCGCCGTATTTACCGGCCGGCCGCGGCGTGCGCGCCGGGCGAAGTCTGCGCGGTACCGCAGGTCAAGGCCGCATACAAGATTCTCTTCTGGATCGTCGCGGTCTTGATTCTGCTGGCACTGACCTTCCCCTACCTCGCACCGTGGTTCTACTGA
- a CDS encoding tRNA-dependent cyclodipeptide synthase, with protein sequence MEFRGITRECDRLWSEGAMALVGISPFNSYFSTERIQSIIDFCEDGGRAVALFVPDDVTRFTLQARGYTKDEAVRKTSRQMRYLRNKMNQAMGARRLAILGCESLATNAAYQNRLAEALDRFETDDVFRRRCLDTTRWVLSAKDGEPVGLDAAMLGVQYLLAELPLFFHASEMIGSDVVFVYHQCPLLISETYQGELAGKVSRGQGFGVLRPHELAGEAAEQLQTHALQVPCPNRCR encoded by the coding sequence ATGGAATTTCGCGGCATAACCCGTGAATGCGACCGACTGTGGTCCGAAGGCGCCATGGCGCTGGTCGGTATCAGCCCCTTCAACAGCTATTTCAGTACCGAGCGCATTCAATCAATCATCGACTTCTGCGAGGACGGCGGGCGCGCTGTTGCCTTGTTCGTCCCGGACGACGTCACGCGGTTCACCTTGCAAGCCCGCGGCTACACGAAAGACGAAGCAGTCAGGAAAACCAGCCGGCAAATGCGCTACCTGCGCAACAAGATGAACCAAGCGATGGGTGCCAGGCGCCTTGCGATCCTCGGGTGCGAGTCCTTGGCGACCAATGCGGCCTACCAAAACCGGCTCGCAGAAGCGCTCGATCGGTTCGAGACTGACGACGTTTTTCGTCGGAGGTGCCTCGACACGACACGTTGGGTTCTGTCTGCTAAGGATGGTGAGCCGGTTGGCCTCGATGCGGCAATGCTTGGCGTTCAATACCTCCTCGCCGAGCTGCCCCTGTTCTTCCATGCCTCGGAGATGATCGGATCTGACGTGGTATTCGTGTACCACCAGTGCCCGCTGCTGATCTCGGAAACATATCAGGGCGAACTGGCAGGCAAGGTGTCCCGAGGCCAAGGATTTGGCGTGCTGCGTCCGCACGAACTTGCAGGTGAGGCGGCCGAGCAGTTGCAGACGCACGCGCTGCAAGTCCCGTGCCCGAACCGTTGCCGCTGA
- a CDS encoding AAA family ATPase, with translation MPIERVVIENFKAFGHLDLPLNPHMNLIVGNNEVGKSTLLEAIHAVVTGQLHGRGIAYEITPYLFHQPAVDEYLARLRDGQPGSPPRIVIEAYLGRDATLASLRGTNNSLGADMAGIRLLIELNEDYRPEFDAYLREHQGGSLPVEYYTVRWYSFANNGVTARSIPFDSTIIDTTSAKTFSGTDRYIGSIIDQVLSPAQRVALSLSYRRMRQSFSQETDVAAINTFLAENAGDVSNKTLTVGVDTSARSTWEASLSPYLDDLPFTHAGKGEQSAVKMKLAMRAAGAAHVLLVEEPENHLSFSSMTQLIDKIAALSTAQQVIIATHSSFVLNKLGVDNVILFSARGHIKLDQLPTDTHDYFMKLPGHDTLRLILAKQAILVEGPSDELIVQRAFKDHHGVSPLARGVDVISVNSLAFKRFLQIAQRLDIPTAVVTDNDGDVALLQERYADFLNYIYYDSDEDAPSLEQQLIKANTLAQLNLVLDKTFADEAALLKFMKGNKTDTALAIFNSPHSIVFPDYVQRAIA, from the coding sequence ATGCCGATCGAACGAGTCGTCATCGAGAACTTCAAGGCGTTTGGCCACCTGGATTTGCCGCTCAACCCCCACATGAACCTGATCGTGGGCAACAACGAGGTCGGCAAGTCCACGCTATTGGAAGCTATTCATGCTGTCGTGACCGGCCAATTGCACGGACGAGGCATCGCCTACGAAATCACCCCCTACCTGTTCCACCAACCGGCTGTCGACGAGTATCTGGCACGTCTGCGGGATGGACAGCCTGGTTCGCCTCCGCGGATCGTGATCGAGGCTTACCTCGGACGGGATGCCACCCTGGCTTCATTGCGGGGTACCAACAACTCCCTCGGCGCTGACATGGCCGGCATTCGGCTGCTGATCGAACTCAACGAAGACTATCGCCCCGAGTTCGATGCCTATTTGCGCGAGCACCAGGGGGGCAGCTTGCCGGTGGAGTACTACACCGTCCGCTGGTATTCCTTCGCCAACAATGGCGTCACCGCCCGCAGCATCCCATTCGACTCCACGATAATCGATACCACCAGTGCCAAGACCTTTTCAGGCACGGATCGCTACATCGGCAGCATCATCGACCAGGTGCTTTCTCCGGCTCAGCGCGTGGCCTTGTCGCTGAGTTATCGCCGCATGCGGCAGAGCTTTTCCCAGGAAACGGACGTGGCGGCCATCAACACGTTCCTGGCCGAAAATGCGGGCGATGTCAGCAATAAGACGCTGACCGTGGGTGTGGACACCTCGGCGCGGTCGACGTGGGAGGCCAGTCTGTCTCCCTACCTGGACGATCTTCCTTTCACCCACGCCGGCAAAGGCGAACAGAGTGCGGTCAAAATGAAACTGGCCATGCGCGCGGCCGGTGCTGCGCACGTGCTGCTGGTAGAAGAGCCCGAGAATCATCTGTCCTTCTCCAGTATGACCCAACTGATCGACAAGATCGCAGCTCTGTCCACCGCCCAGCAAGTCATCATTGCAACGCATAGCAGCTTCGTGTTGAACAAGCTCGGCGTGGACAACGTGATCCTCTTCAGTGCACGCGGACACATAAAACTGGACCAACTGCCGACCGATACGCACGACTACTTCATGAAGCTGCCGGGTCATGACACCCTGCGGTTGATCCTGGCCAAGCAGGCGATCCTTGTCGAGGGCCCCTCGGACGAGTTGATCGTCCAGCGAGCCTTCAAGGATCACCACGGCGTGTCGCCGTTGGCCCGTGGCGTGGACGTGATCTCGGTCAACTCCCTGGCCTTCAAGCGATTTCTGCAGATCGCCCAACGCCTGGATATCCCAACCGCTGTCGTTACCGACAACGACGGCGACGTAGCCCTGCTGCAGGAACGCTACGCTGATTTCCTGAACTACATCTACTATGACTCCGATGAGGACGCACCCTCGCTGGAGCAACAATTGATCAAGGCAAATACGCTGGCGCAATTGAATCTGGTGTTGGATAAAACGTTCGCCGATGAGGCGGCGCTGTTGAAGTTCATGAAGGGCAACAAGACCGATACAGCGTTGGCCATCTTCAATAGTCCCCACTCGATCGTGTTTCCGGACTATGTCCAGCGTGCCATCGCCTAA
- a CDS encoding DNA-binding protein has translation MAVGVPEADVFAAADRVLERGERPTVERVRLELGRGSPARVGQLLEAWWDALAKRLAGETRLPALPSAASAAFTDLWRVAMNEARAVAERELEEQRAAVEAERAQFQADRSVWDQQIAQAAQARVEADTARSQATERLEDLQRLTTQLEHQAVEGGERQKALESQLQAAECDRRALQEHVSAREAAAAQEREAAAQHLRAIEDRSHAEVDRARQEAKLLRTEVERAERAHQQEMRESHERESELRQRLGQAERTVGEHAARVRALDEQLARLDGLGDALRSAQDAVRAGLDREAQLRQALEEAARRTSEGHPPDAAKPPRRKVAAKAKR, from the coding sequence ATGGCCGTCGGGGTCCCAGAAGCTGACGTTTTCGCCGCCGCTGATCGCGTGCTCGAGCGCGGCGAACGCCCTACCGTCGAGCGCGTGCGCCTGGAGCTCGGACGCGGGAGTCCGGCGCGCGTCGGCCAACTGCTCGAGGCGTGGTGGGATGCGTTGGCGAAACGGCTCGCCGGCGAGACCCGGCTGCCGGCGCTGCCCTCGGCCGCCTCGGCCGCGTTCACAGACCTGTGGCGCGTGGCCATGAACGAGGCGCGTGCCGTGGCAGAGCGCGAGCTCGAGGAGCAGCGTGCGGCTGTCGAGGCGGAGCGCGCGCAGTTTCAAGCGGACCGGAGCGTCTGGGACCAGCAGATCGCCCAGGCCGCCCAGGCGAGGGTCGAGGCCGACACGGCGCGCAGCCAGGCCACCGAACGGTTGGAGGATCTGCAGCGCCTCACGACACAGCTCGAGCACCAAGCCGTCGAGGGCGGCGAGCGCCAAAAGGCCTTGGAATCGCAGCTGCAAGCCGCAGAGTGCGATCGGCGCGCGTTGCAGGAGCACGTGTCAGCGCGGGAGGCGGCGGCAGCCCAGGAGCGCGAGGCGGCGGCCCAACACTTACGGGCAATCGAGGACCGCAGTCACGCCGAGGTGGATCGGGCCAGGCAAGAAGCGAAGCTCCTGCGCACCGAAGTGGAGCGCGCGGAACGGGCGCACCAGCAGGAAATGCGCGAGTCGCACGAGCGAGAATCCGAGCTGCGCCAGCGACTCGGGCAGGCGGAACGCACGGTCGGGGAGCACGCGGCGCGGGTCCGTGCGCTCGATGAGCAGCTGGCTCGTCTGGATGGCTTGGGCGATGCGCTGCGCAGCGCCCAGGACGCCGTCCGCGCCGGGCTCGACCGGGAGGCGCAGCTGCGCCAGGCGCTCGAGGAAGCCGCGCGCCGGACGTCGGAGGGCCACCCGCCGGACGCCGCGAAACCGCCTAGAAGGAAGGTGGCAGCCAAAGCCAAACGGTGA
- the merC gene encoding organomercurial transporter MerC, protein MGWFARLGDKAGSVGALVSAMGCAGCFPALGSLGAAIGLGFLSQYEGVFIRYLLPLFAGIALLANVISGRRHGQWFRGALGVTGPLLVLAAVFVMVVLDQRSGFLLYPGLVLMVAVAIWDLISRPRKAGTTTDDKTDCC, encoded by the coding sequence ATCGGCTGGTTTGCCCGTCTCGGTGACAAGGCCGGCTCGGTCGGTGCCCTGGTGTCCGCGATGGGCTGCGCGGGCTGCTTTCCCGCGCTCGGCAGCTTGGGCGCCGCCATCGGCTTGGGCTTCCTGAGTCAATACGAAGGAGTCTTTATCCGTTACTTGCTACCACTGTTCGCCGGCATTGCGCTCCTGGCCAACGTGATCAGTGGGCGTCGTCACGGGCAATGGTTCCGGGGTGCGTTGGGAGTGACTGGCCCGCTCCTCGTGTTGGCCGCGGTGTTCGTGATGGTGGTCTTGGATCAGCGCAGCGGCTTTCTGCTGTATCCCGGTTTGGTGCTGATGGTTGCGGTGGCGATCTGGGATTTGATTTCCCGGCCACGCAAGGCCGGCACCACGACCGATGACAAGACAGACTGTTGTTAA
- a CDS encoding Tn3 family transposase has protein sequence MTERSHRLSILRQEEIDELWGQPRFDARDRDLYFDLTPQELEVVVQRRNAVGIHFVLQLGYFHARRMFFDPTGESARDDIEHIVGRYFPDRRHLPLPEPPSRPTMQSIQEQILELLGYRRWTGMRPALLARLNELAMRSTQPNYLLREALKFVDRERVVRPAYSALQDLVGEVMNTERDRLTTSLRKALKPPVRKLLNSLLANDGSVNSLGLLKQDLRDFSYTALREEVSRRQTFAPLYAFAKVFLKQVNISPESSKYYASMVIFYTLFKLQRMDPQVVHLYLLCFAFHRYRQINDHLVEAFITRVELYTRDARAASEQALLETMEKSVQGLHGAGNVLELFIDSNIQDKTRFAAVKDKAYQLLPKDRFAPVADYLRDIAFDKTAYQWKAYGELSQAIKKNLRHLFAELDFDGPHTNEALLEAVAFFKKLLRDGRSPRQVPPKDFPTQFISKRIRRYVFVPDAKGKRELDVDRYEFALYSELCDAIAAGNVFIRDSNENRGLEDDLIDAERWENDKNAILKSLDAPVLERPIEETLASLREELEAKYASVNERIRNKNNAHFQLRGKKTTRWKLEYPKDESPGVGGFYAQLPMIGISELLKFVAAQTGFRQHFTHVLERFAKQPLDAPQLDAAIVALGTNMGLLKMAEVADMKYSGLSTTARNFIRQETLRAANDAIANATAKLPAFKLFHIQERLHSSSDGQRFETQVDTYKARHSPKYFGLKKGISVVTAVANHIPIAGTVIGAHEHESHYVFDLLFNNTSEVRPEQHSTDTHGTNQINFFALDTYGYRFAPRYKDVRSKTDRMLVGFRAPRDYGDMLIKPSRKVREALIVSEWPNIQRIMASLGQKHVTQATIVRKLSSYELQNKTKEALWEMEGILRSLYILDYIDDVELRQCVQRALNRGEAYHRLRRVIAYVNNGKFRVTTEEQQKIWNDCARLIANAVIYYNTALLSIIYETMLAAGNAEAIARLTKVSPVAWQNVNLFGAFDFSDSEVDVDLSAIASIVGNPQLWGVVESNLEGELFDQ, from the coding sequence ATGACTGAGCGCTCGCATCGTCTCTCCATCCTGCGTCAGGAGGAGATCGATGAGCTGTGGGGCCAGCCGCGCTTCGATGCCCGGGACCGCGACTTGTACTTCGACCTCACACCGCAGGAGTTGGAGGTCGTGGTCCAGCGGCGTAATGCGGTCGGGATCCATTTTGTCCTGCAGCTGGGCTACTTCCATGCCCGGCGCATGTTCTTCGACCCCACCGGGGAGTCGGCCCGCGACGATATTGAGCACATCGTCGGCCGCTATTTTCCCGACCGTCGCCATCTGCCGCTTCCAGAACCGCCTTCGCGCCCAACGATGCAGTCGATCCAAGAGCAGATCCTGGAACTGCTGGGATATCGGCGGTGGACGGGCATGCGCCCTGCGCTGTTGGCGCGTCTGAACGAGTTGGCGATGCGGTCCACGCAGCCCAACTACCTTCTCCGAGAGGCCCTCAAATTCGTCGACCGCGAGCGGGTCGTCCGGCCGGCGTACTCCGCGCTGCAGGACCTTGTGGGCGAGGTGATGAACACCGAACGCGATCGTCTGACGACGAGCCTGCGCAAGGCACTCAAGCCCCCGGTGCGCAAGCTGCTCAATAGCCTGCTTGCGAACGACGGGTCGGTGAACAGCCTCGGCTTGCTCAAGCAGGACCTTCGAGACTTCAGCTACACCGCGCTGCGCGAAGAAGTTTCACGCCGCCAAACCTTCGCTCCGTTGTACGCCTTCGCCAAAGTATTCCTCAAGCAGGTGAACATCTCCCCGGAGAGCAGCAAGTACTACGCCTCCATGGTGATTTTCTACACGTTGTTCAAGCTCCAGCGCATGGACCCGCAGGTCGTCCACCTCTATCTGCTGTGCTTTGCGTTCCACCGCTACCGCCAGATCAACGACCACCTGGTGGAAGCGTTCATCACCCGCGTGGAGCTCTACACTCGAGACGCGCGAGCGGCGAGCGAGCAAGCCCTGCTGGAGACGATGGAAAAGAGCGTCCAGGGCCTCCATGGCGCGGGCAATGTGCTTGAGTTGTTCATCGACTCCAACATTCAGGACAAGACGCGGTTCGCCGCGGTGAAGGACAAGGCCTACCAGCTACTCCCGAAGGACCGTTTTGCGCCGGTGGCTGACTATCTTCGAGACATTGCGTTCGACAAGACGGCCTATCAATGGAAGGCGTACGGCGAGCTCTCGCAAGCGATCAAGAAGAACCTGCGGCACCTGTTCGCCGAGCTGGACTTCGACGGCCCGCATACCAACGAGGCGCTCCTGGAGGCGGTGGCTTTCTTTAAGAAGCTCCTTCGGGATGGCCGCTCGCCCAGGCAAGTCCCTCCGAAAGACTTTCCGACGCAGTTCATCTCCAAGCGCATTCGCCGCTATGTGTTCGTACCTGACGCCAAGGGCAAGCGGGAGCTGGACGTCGACCGCTACGAGTTTGCGCTCTACAGCGAACTGTGCGACGCGATTGCGGCGGGCAACGTGTTCATTCGCGACAGCAACGAAAACCGCGGCCTGGAAGATGACTTGATCGACGCCGAACGTTGGGAGAATGACAAAAACGCCATCCTCAAGTCGTTGGACGCACCTGTCCTGGAGAGGCCGATCGAGGAAACTCTGGCGTCACTTCGCGAGGAGCTGGAGGCGAAATACGCCAGCGTCAACGAGCGTATCCGGAACAAGAACAACGCACATTTCCAGCTGCGCGGCAAGAAAACCACGCGGTGGAAGCTCGAGTATCCGAAGGACGAGTCGCCCGGGGTGGGTGGCTTCTACGCCCAGTTGCCGATGATCGGCATCTCCGAGCTGCTGAAATTCGTCGCCGCCCAGACAGGGTTTCGCCAGCACTTTACCCATGTGCTTGAACGCTTCGCCAAGCAGCCGCTCGACGCACCGCAGCTCGATGCCGCCATCGTCGCGCTCGGAACGAATATGGGCCTGTTGAAGATGGCCGAAGTCGCCGATATGAAGTACTCCGGCCTGTCCACGACGGCTCGCAATTTCATTCGCCAGGAAACGCTGCGCGCGGCCAACGACGCCATCGCTAACGCCACCGCCAAACTGCCGGCCTTCAAGCTGTTCCACATACAGGAGCGCCTGCACTCGTCGAGCGACGGCCAGCGCTTTGAGACACAGGTAGACACCTACAAGGCACGGCATTCGCCGAAGTACTTTGGGCTGAAGAAAGGCATCAGCGTGGTGACGGCAGTGGCTAACCACATCCCAATTGCGGGCACGGTGATCGGAGCCCATGAGCATGAAAGCCACTACGTCTTCGACTTGCTCTTCAACAACACCAGCGAGGTTCGTCCGGAGCAACATTCCACCGACACGCACGGGACCAATCAGATCAACTTCTTTGCGCTCGATACCTACGGCTACCGCTTCGCGCCTCGCTATAAGGATGTTCGTTCGAAAACCGATCGGATGCTCGTTGGCTTCCGGGCACCCCGCGACTATGGGGACATGCTCATCAAGCCGTCCCGCAAGGTGAGGGAGGCGCTCATTGTCTCCGAATGGCCGAACATTCAGCGCATCATGGCCTCGCTCGGCCAGAAGCATGTGACGCAGGCGACGATCGTTCGTAAACTGAGCAGCTACGAGCTCCAGAACAAAACCAAGGAGGCTCTCTGGGAAATGGAGGGGATCCTTCGATCGCTCTATATCCTGGACTATATTGACGACGTCGAACTGCGCCAGTGCGTGCAGCGTGCGCTCAACCGTGGCGAGGCTTACCACCGGTTGCGGCGGGTGATCGCCTACGTCAACAATGGCAAGTTCCGGGTCACCACCGAAGAGCAACAGAAGATCTGGAACGACTGCGCGCGTCTCATCGCGAACGCTGTGATCTACTACAACACCGCGCTGCTGTCGATCATCTACGAAACCATGCTCGCTGCCGGAAACGCGGAGGCGATCGCACGATTGACGAAGGTATCGCCAGTGGCCTGGCAGAACGTCAACCTGTTTGGTGCGTTTGACTTCAGCGATTCGGAGGTGGACGTGGACCTCTCAGCGATTGCGTCCATCGTCGGAAACCCGCAGCTGTGGGGTGTCGTCGAATCGAACCTGGAAGGTGAGCTTTTCGATCAGTGA
- a CDS encoding site-specific integrase — protein MDPRALDAATQRATEEFLAEGTPANTARSYASAMRYWAAWYALRYGGAFHAQPVPVPVVNQFVIDHLERRVGAGLRHDLPPAVDAQLVALGAKKALGPLSSATVGHRLAVLAKWHRLQQWESPTDDHRIKTLVAKARRAQAKRGIVTRKKTAAVAEPLQAMLDTCTDGLRGVRDRALLLLAWSGGGRRRSEVVELQVGDLRRLRDDTWTYALGRTKTNASGPRRDKPLRGDAARAVAAWLQAANLTEGPLFRRMYRHDKVGSRALSSDQIARIVQRRAKLAGLEGDWAAHSLRSGFVTEAGRQGVALGEVMAMTEHRSVGTVMGYFQAGALLSSRVSALTLPGAALAVPAEDASPSPNHASSAESP, from the coding sequence TTGGATCCGAGGGCGCTCGACGCCGCCACTCAACGCGCGACCGAAGAATTCCTCGCGGAAGGCACGCCCGCGAACACGGCACGCAGCTACGCCTCCGCCATGCGCTACTGGGCGGCCTGGTACGCGCTGCGCTACGGCGGCGCCTTCCACGCGCAGCCCGTGCCCGTCCCGGTGGTGAACCAGTTCGTCATCGACCATCTGGAGCGCCGCGTGGGCGCCGGACTGCGCCACGATCTGCCGCCGGCCGTGGACGCGCAGCTCGTGGCGCTGGGCGCGAAGAAAGCGCTCGGCCCCTTGTCCTCGGCTACGGTCGGACACCGACTGGCGGTGCTCGCCAAATGGCATCGTCTGCAGCAGTGGGAGTCGCCGACCGACGACCACCGAATCAAGACGCTGGTCGCCAAGGCGCGCCGAGCCCAAGCGAAGCGCGGCATCGTCACGCGCAAGAAAACGGCGGCCGTCGCCGAGCCGCTGCAGGCCATGCTGGATACCTGCACCGATGGCCTTCGGGGCGTGCGCGATCGCGCGCTGCTGCTGCTCGCCTGGAGCGGTGGCGGACGCCGCCGGTCGGAAGTCGTCGAACTGCAGGTCGGCGACCTGCGCCGCCTGCGGGATGACACCTGGACCTATGCCCTGGGACGCACCAAGACGAACGCGAGCGGCCCGCGCCGGGACAAGCCGCTGCGCGGCGATGCGGCGCGGGCGGTGGCGGCGTGGCTGCAGGCGGCAAACCTCACCGAAGGCCCGCTTTTCCGGCGGATGTATCGTCACGACAAGGTCGGTTCGCGCGCCCTGTCCAGTGACCAGATCGCCCGCATCGTGCAGCGACGCGCGAAACTGGCGGGCCTCGAAGGCGATTGGGCCGCGCACAGCTTGCGCTCCGGCTTCGTGACCGAAGCGGGCCGCCAGGGCGTGGCGCTGGGCGAAGTCATGGCGATGACCGAGCACCGCAGCGTGGGGACCGTGATGGGTTACTTCCAAGCAGGCGCCTTGCTCTCGAGCCGCGTGAGCGCGCTGACGCTGCCCGGGGCCGCGCTCGCAGTGCCAGCCGAGGACGCGTCGCCGTCGCCCAACCATGCGTCATCGGCCGAAAGTCCCTGA
- a CDS encoding UvrD-helicase domain-containing protein produces the protein MSSVPSPNQVLLSAAGSGKTTMLVRQSLARPQRRIAILTYTLENLEEIRRAFERQAGAVPAHVSLYSWYSFLLRECIRPYQAALCAQPRVESILFVEGRTNNRAPRSQVARHYLAGDRIYSDRAADFAVRCDELTQGRVIERLAAMYDELYIDEVQDLAGYDLDLVERLLSSGIEITLVGDTRQATYATNHSPRHQQYRGVAMMGLFQAWQARNLCQIQHRVISHRCAQSLCDLADALYPQMPRTESGNSELTGHEGIYVVAPTLVQKYVLQFAPTVLRYDRREACDGYPAVNFGQAKGRTYSRVLIYPNGPLAQFLRTADASRITSPAKYYVAFTRARQSVAFVLAGACAWPGHQVYESRD, from the coding sequence ATGTCCAGCGTGCCATCGCCTAATCAGGTACTGCTCTCGGCGGCCGGTTCGGGCAAGACGACGATGTTGGTGCGCCAGTCCCTGGCGCGCCCGCAACGCCGGATCGCCATCCTGACCTACACGCTTGAGAACCTGGAAGAGATCAGGCGCGCGTTTGAACGGCAGGCTGGCGCCGTGCCGGCGCACGTGTCGCTCTACAGTTGGTACAGCTTTCTGCTGCGCGAGTGCATTCGGCCCTATCAGGCGGCGCTGTGTGCCCAGCCCCGCGTGGAGTCCATCCTCTTCGTTGAGGGCAGGACCAACAATCGTGCTCCCCGTAGTCAGGTGGCTCGTCACTATCTGGCCGGCGATCGAATATATTCCGATCGCGCCGCTGACTTTGCCGTGCGCTGCGATGAGCTTACCCAAGGCCGTGTCATCGAGCGTTTGGCGGCCATGTACGACGAGCTCTACATCGATGAGGTCCAGGACTTGGCCGGCTACGACCTGGACCTGGTCGAGCGCCTGCTCTCCAGCGGCATCGAGATCACGCTGGTGGGTGATACCCGCCAGGCGACCTACGCCACCAACCATTCTCCGCGTCACCAGCAATACCGTGGTGTGGCCATGATGGGGCTTTTCCAAGCCTGGCAGGCGCGGAACTTGTGTCAGATCCAGCATCGGGTGATCAGCCACCGCTGTGCGCAGTCGCTGTGTGATCTGGCCGATGCGCTGTATCCGCAGATGCCGCGCACCGAGTCAGGAAATAGCGAGCTGACCGGGCATGAGGGCATTTATGTGGTGGCACCCACTCTGGTGCAAAAATATGTACTGCAGTTCGCGCCCACCGTCCTGCGTTACGACCGGCGGGAAGCCTGCGATGGCTATCCTGCGGTCAACTTTGGACAAGCCAAGGGACGGACATACTCCCGCGTGCTGATCTATCCCAATGGCCCCCTGGCCCAGTTCCTGCGCACCGCTGACGCCTCCCGTATCACCTCACCGGCGAAGTACTACGTGGCGTTCACGCGGGCCCGGCAAAGCGTGGCCTTTGTCCTGGCAGGCGCCTGCGCCTGGCCAGGGCACCAAGTCTATGAGTCCCGAGACTAG
- the merP gene encoding mercury resistance system periplasmic binding protein MerP, with protein sequence MKKLATVLVLALAFTAPAWAALKTVTLTVDGMYCASCPITVKRGLSKVEGVTKIEVNYEAKEVVVTFDDAKTTLKALTDATANAGYPSTVKK encoded by the coding sequence ATGAAGAAACTCGCCACCGTTCTCGTCCTGGCCCTCGCGTTCACCGCACCGGCCTGGGCGGCCCTCAAGACCGTAACGCTCACCGTGGACGGCATGTACTGCGCCAGCTGCCCGATCACCGTCAAGCGGGGGCTGAGCAAGGTCGAAGGCGTGACCAAGATCGAGGTCAACTACGAAGCGAAGGAAGTCGTTGTGACCTTCGATGACGCCAAGACCACGCTCAAGGCGCTCACCGACGCGACGGCCAACGCCGGTTATCCGTCCACTGTCAAGAAGTGA